A single region of the Myxococcales bacterium genome encodes:
- the purH gene encoding bifunctional phosphoribosylaminoimidazolecarboxamide formyltransferase/IMP cyclohydrolase, whose translation MNQRLRALISVSDKQGLAEFAKELAALDVEILSTGGTASTLREAGIKVIDVAEYTQSPEIMGGRVKTLHPRVHGGILLRDRASDRDELSSIGGKPIDIVVVNLYPFGATVARAAPHEEVIENIDIGGPSMLRSAAKNYGRVTVVVDPADYPALVFALKSEGGLSVMERERLAGKAFLHTARYDKAIAAYFADKATQESAGSRSPGLGDALQIHLKKAYDLRYGENPHQAAAFFVAPDAPAGSLARARSVGQGAKELSFNNLVDAEAALDAVREFDQPAAVVVKHTNPCGVAEADSLSSAYERARHADALSAFGGIVALNRTVDAETASLLVQTFLECVIAPAFSDEALPILRTKAQLRLLATDGWLTAQHRAMCAKQVGGGFVYQERDASAGGEVKGAKVVTERAPSSEELRALDFAWRVCKHVKSNAIVLAKATPGLRTVGVGAGQMSRVVSVQLAVEKAGREAQDSVLASDAFFPFPDGVLRAAEAGVSAIAQPGGSKKDNEVIKAADAAGMAMVMTGVRHFRH comes from the coding sequence ATGAACCAAAGGCTGCGCGCGCTGATTTCCGTCTCGGATAAGCAAGGGCTCGCCGAGTTTGCAAAGGAGCTGGCTGCGCTCGATGTGGAGATTCTTTCGACCGGCGGGACGGCCAGCACGTTGAGAGAAGCGGGGATAAAGGTCATCGATGTGGCTGAGTACACCCAGTCTCCGGAAATCATGGGCGGCCGCGTCAAGACCTTGCATCCGCGCGTCCACGGCGGCATTCTGCTTCGGGACCGCGCCTCGGACAGGGATGAACTTTCGAGCATTGGCGGAAAACCCATTGATATCGTTGTGGTAAATCTTTACCCGTTTGGCGCGACGGTTGCCCGGGCAGCGCCGCACGAGGAGGTCATCGAGAACATCGATATCGGCGGGCCATCGATGCTCCGCAGCGCCGCCAAGAACTACGGCCGCGTGACGGTGGTGGTGGATCCAGCGGATTATCCGGCTCTGGTGTTTGCCCTCAAAAGTGAAGGAGGCCTGTCCGTCATGGAGCGGGAGCGTTTGGCTGGCAAAGCTTTCTTGCATACGGCCCGATACGACAAGGCGATTGCGGCGTACTTCGCTGACAAAGCCACACAAGAATCCGCAGGTTCACGTTCTCCTGGGCTCGGCGATGCTCTGCAGATACATCTCAAGAAGGCTTACGACTTGCGATACGGAGAAAATCCTCATCAGGCGGCGGCTTTTTTTGTCGCACCCGATGCGCCCGCAGGGAGTCTTGCGCGGGCTCGTTCCGTCGGCCAGGGCGCCAAGGAGCTTTCGTTTAACAATCTGGTTGATGCAGAAGCCGCCCTTGACGCTGTGCGTGAGTTTGACCAACCGGCAGCAGTCGTTGTCAAGCATACCAATCCTTGCGGGGTGGCGGAGGCGGACTCACTCTCGTCAGCCTACGAGCGCGCGCGGCACGCTGATGCTCTGAGCGCCTTTGGCGGCATCGTGGCACTCAATCGTACGGTGGACGCTGAAACCGCTTCGCTCCTCGTGCAAACATTTTTGGAATGCGTGATTGCCCCGGCGTTCAGCGACGAAGCGCTGCCCATACTGAGGACCAAAGCACAGCTGCGCCTGTTGGCTACTGACGGCTGGCTCACGGCCCAGCATCGTGCGATGTGCGCCAAACAGGTGGGCGGCGGATTCGTCTACCAAGAGCGAGATGCCAGTGCTGGTGGCGAGGTGAAAGGCGCCAAGGTAGTTACCGAACGCGCCCCTTCGTCCGAGGAGCTGCGAGCGTTGGACTTTGCATGGCGGGTCTGTAAACACGTCAAATCCAATGCCATCGTGTTGGCGAAGGCGACACCAGGACTACGCACGGTTGGCGTCGGAGCCGGGCAGATGTCTCGTGTGGTGAGCGTGCAGCTTGCTGTGGAGAAGGCCGGTAGGGAAGCCCAAGATAGCGTGCTGGCATCGGACGCGTTCTTCCCGTTTCCCGACGGGGTTCTGCGCGCGGCTGAGGCAGGCGTAAGCGCGATAGCGCAGCCGGGCGGCTCGAAGAAGGACAACGAGGTCATCAAAGCGGCCGACGCCGCGGGCATGGCCATGGTGATGACGGGCGTGCGACACTTTCGACACTGA
- the purD gene encoding phosphoribosylamine--glycine ligase: protein MAQKKRVMVVGSGAREHALCWKLSQSPEIEQLWCAPGNAGTMAHATSVRVAIDDTAALVSFAQEHRVDLVVIGPEGPLVSGLVDALEHAGISAFGPRQAAARLEGSKVFSKEFMRRWNIPTAPFNVFTDAAEAVRHVEHSKGPVVVKADGLAGGKGVVVADSSEEATAGIRRIMEARVFGAAGEAIVIEDRLYGQEVSYHVISDGTHFVRLASAQDHKRLLDGDLGPNTGGMGAYSPAPIVTPRLETTIMDEVVEPTLRGMAQEGAPFRGALFVGLMIVDDKPVVLEYNVRFGDPEAEVMLARLRGDLFPLLWGSARGAVGEDALVWGAPASLCVVLAANGYPGAVSVNNRIAGLNRASRMPGVHVFHGGTQGDGGAPVTSGGRVLTVTAVGDAMSEARRRAYEAVDVIHFDGAQCRRDIGRRILGHS, encoded by the coding sequence ATGGCTCAAAAGAAACGCGTGATGGTGGTGGGAAGCGGAGCGAGGGAACATGCCCTGTGCTGGAAACTCTCGCAATCGCCAGAGATCGAACAGCTATGGTGCGCCCCCGGCAACGCCGGGACAATGGCGCACGCAACTTCAGTAAGAGTGGCTATCGATGACACCGCGGCTCTTGTTAGCTTCGCCCAAGAGCACCGGGTGGATCTGGTGGTGATTGGTCCTGAGGGCCCCTTGGTATCTGGGCTGGTGGATGCGCTCGAACATGCGGGGATTTCGGCTTTTGGTCCGCGCCAAGCCGCCGCAAGGCTCGAGGGATCCAAAGTGTTTTCCAAGGAGTTCATGCGCCGCTGGAACATTCCCACCGCGCCGTTCAACGTATTCACCGATGCTGCCGAGGCCGTGCGTCATGTCGAGCATAGCAAGGGTCCCGTCGTGGTCAAAGCCGATGGACTCGCGGGCGGCAAGGGCGTGGTTGTGGCGGACAGTTCCGAAGAGGCAACGGCAGGCATTCGCCGCATCATGGAAGCGCGTGTTTTCGGTGCCGCCGGAGAGGCGATCGTGATCGAGGATCGTCTATATGGGCAGGAAGTCAGTTACCACGTGATCTCAGATGGCACGCACTTCGTCAGGCTCGCCTCGGCCCAGGATCACAAACGTCTTCTCGATGGGGATCTCGGACCGAATACCGGAGGTATGGGAGCATATTCGCCAGCGCCCATCGTGACACCCCGCTTGGAAACGACAATTATGGACGAGGTCGTGGAGCCAACATTGCGCGGCATGGCCCAGGAAGGGGCGCCCTTTCGTGGAGCGCTTTTTGTGGGGCTTATGATCGTAGATGACAAGCCGGTGGTTTTGGAGTATAATGTAAGGTTTGGCGATCCGGAAGCCGAAGTGATGCTGGCTCGCCTTAGGGGTGATCTATTTCCGCTGCTTTGGGGTTCGGCGCGGGGGGCTGTGGGCGAAGATGCGCTGGTGTGGGGCGCGCCGGCATCGTTGTGTGTAGTGCTTGCGGCTAACGGATATCCAGGGGCCGTTTCTGTCAACAACAGAATCGCGGGTCTCAATCGCGCAAGCAGAATGCCCGGCGTGCATGTTTTTCACGGAGGCACCCAAGGTGACGGGGGAGCCCCGGTGACATCTGGCGGTCGCGTACTGACCGTGACAGCGGTGGGTGACGCGATGTCCGAGGCGAGAAGACGCGCCTATGAGGCGGTCGACGTCATACATTTTGACGGCGCGCAATGCCGCCGCGATATCGGACGGCGCATTCTTGGCCACTCATGA
- a CDS encoding threonylcarbamoyl-AMP synthase has translation MTFGASLEALRAGGVIACPTETLVGLLADAHCHSAIERIMSIKGRAAHQPIALLIPDFAMLGEVAEDLTPIGSVLARQHWPGPLTLVVVAKRGLHPALLQDGKVGIRIPGRSPALDIVQAFGGPLTATSANLSGQPAVSSTAMLEPGVRSAVDYVIEGAADLALPSTVVDVSGEMPVLLRQGALRV, from the coding sequence ATGACGTTTGGCGCTTCTTTGGAGGCACTTCGTGCAGGCGGAGTGATCGCGTGCCCCACCGAGACGCTGGTGGGTTTGCTGGCGGATGCACATTGCCATTCTGCCATAGAGCGCATTATGTCCATCAAAGGACGCGCTGCTCATCAACCCATTGCCCTCTTGATCCCCGATTTTGCGATGCTCGGCGAAGTCGCGGAGGATCTTACGCCAATCGGGAGTGTTTTGGCGCGGCAACACTGGCCGGGGCCTCTCACTTTGGTGGTCGTCGCCAAACGCGGTTTGCATCCTGCTTTGCTTCAGGATGGCAAGGTGGGGATACGCATCCCAGGTCGTAGCCCGGCGCTTGATATCGTACAGGCCTTTGGCGGTCCTTTGACGGCCACCAGCGCCAACCTCAGTGGGCAGCCTGCCGTGTCCTCGACCGCCATGCTTGAGCCTGGCGTGCGCTCGGCCGTGGATTACGTGATCGAAGGCGCAGCAGACCTGGCCCTACCATCCACGGTGGTCGATGTCAGCGGCGAAATGCCCGTGCTCCTTCGGCAGGGCGCGCTTCGGGTCTAG